From the genome of Pseudoxanthomonas sp.:
GGCGCCAACGCCGCATGAGCCCGTCCATGCAGACCGTCCACGTCGGCGGCGACACGCCTTACGACATCCGTATCGGCGCCGGCCTGATCGCCGATGGCACAGCACTCGCCCAGCATGTGCGTGGCCGCCATGTGCTGCTGGTCAGCGACTCGCATGTCGCACCGCTGTATGCCGATGCGCTGGAGCAGGCGCTGACCACAGCCAAGCCCGAGATCAAGATCGCGCGCTTCGTGCTGCCGGCCGGCGAGGAATCCAAGACACTGGAAAATTTCGGTGGTGCCATCGACGCCCTCGCCGCGCTGGGTGCGACCCGCGATGCCTGCGTGTTCGCGCTGGGCGGCGGCGTGGTCGGCGACCTGGCCGGCTTCGCCGCGGCCTGCTGGATGCGCGGCGTGGATGTAGTGCAGCTGCCGACCACGCTGCTGTCGATGGTGGATTCGTCGGTCGGCGGCAAGACCGCCGTGGACATCCCGCAGGGCAAGAACCTGGTCGGCGCGTTCCATCCGCCGCGTGCGGTGTTTGCCGACACCGCCGCGCTCACCACGCTGCCACCACGCGAGATCCGCGCCGGCCTGGCCGAGGTCATCAAGTACGGCGCACTCGGCGATCCGCTGTTCTTCGAGTGGCTCGAAGCGCAGCACCAGCCACTGCTGGCCGGTGACGCGCACGCGCTGGCGACCGCCATCGCCCGCAGCTGCGAAGCCAAGGCCGCCATCGTCGCCCGCGACCCGCTGGAAAAAGGCGAGCGCGCGCTGCTCAACCTGGGCCACACCTTCGGCCATGCCATCGAAACCGAACAGGGCTACGGCGGCGTGGGCAACGCCAACCTCAACCACGGCGAAGCTGTCGCCGTGGGCATGGTCCTGGCCGCACGCCTGTCGGCGCGGCTGGGCCTGAGCAACACCGAAGACACCGGGCGCCTCATCGCGCTGCTGTCCGCCTACGGCCTGCCCACGCAGATCCCCGCCGGCCTCTCACCCGATGCGCTGCTGGGCCGGATGCGCCTGGACAAGAAGAACATCGCTGGCCGCCTGCGCCTGGTGCTGTGGCGCGGGATCGGCCAGGCCATCGTGGTGCCCGACGTCGACGAAGCCCAGGTGCTGCCGGTCCTGGCCGGGATGCCGTAACCCGCGTCAGGCACTGCCCTCGCGTTCGATCACCAGGACACGGGCTGTGCCCTGCGGATGGGCGACGTGCTCGGTGCCTTCCGGTGCGTGGAAGACATCACCTGCTTCGAGCAACGCGACACGCTCGGCGCCCTCCTGGCGCCAGCGCATCTGCACGCGGCCATCCAGCACCGCGAACACTTCCTGCCCGTCGTTGACGTGCCAGACGTAGGGCTGGTCGGTCCAGTGCAGGCGCACGCCGACGCCATCGATCAACGCGACCGGCAGCGCGTCCCAGGCGCGCGAGCCGATGAAGTCACGGCTGCGTACCACCGTCGGCGTCGGAGGACTCATGCGGCGGCGCATGCGCGCTGGTTGGACTGCAGGATGTTGTCCAGCGGCAGGGCTTGCCCGGCCTGCAGCGCAGCGATCCAGGCGTCGGTCGTGGCCACCGCGGCGAAGTTGCTGTGGAAGACCACGCTGAAGACCCGGTGGATTTCCTCGGCGCTGGCCTGGCCGGCGGCGTTGGCGTAGGGCAGCGCGCCACTGGCATCGCCCAGCACTTCCACGCGCAGGCCGCGATGGAAGGCTTCATAGATGCTGGAGGCGTTGCAGTTGTGGGTCATGTAACCGACCACGGTGACGGTATCGATGTCGTGCGCGGCCAGCCACGCCGCCAGGTCGGTGCCGGTGAACACGCTGGGCTGCGCCTTGCGGAGGTGGTGATCGCGCGGGCGTGCGGCCACGTCCGGATGCAGGTCCCAGCTGGCGCTGCCATCGGCAAACACCGGCGCGCCAGCCGGCAGCGTGTGCTGGAACACGACCACCGGTACGCCTTGCACGTGGGCGGCATCGATCGCACGGACGATGTTGGGCAACGATTCGGACACCGGCGGATGGGCGATGCGCAGCTGGCCGGTGAAGTATTCGTTCTGGACATCGATGACCAGCAGGGCACGACGGGGAGCAGACATGGGAAGCGCCTTTTGTCGGAGAAGGCGGCCAGTCTGCGCGGCCATCGCCTGGCTAACGAGTGGCCCGATGAATAACTTTCGATAGAATCGGGCCATGTCGCCGCATCGCATCGCCGTGGTCGCCTTCGACCGCATCAGCCCCTTCCACCTGTCCGTACCGTGCCTGGTGTTCGAATCGCGCCCGGAGCCGGACCTGCTCGCCTTCGAGCTGCGGGTCTGCGCGGCCGAGCCCGGCCCGCTGCGCACCGATGCCGGTTTCAGCCTGCAGCCTGCGCATGGATTGGAGGGCCTGGACGGCGCCGACACCGTGATCGTGCCGTCCTGGCGCCATCAGGACGAACCGGCCCCGCCGGAGCTGATCGTGGCACTGCGTCGCGCCCACGCAGCCGGTGCGCAGTTGGTGGGGCTGTGCCTGGGCACCTTCGTCCTGGCCGATGCCGGCCTGCTGGATGGCCGCCCGGCCACCACGCACTGGGCCGCGCTGGAGACCTTCGCCCGGCGCCATCCGCAGGTGCGGCTGCAGCCGGACGTGCTGTACGTGGACGATGGCGACGTGCTGACGTCCGCGGGCACCGTGGCCGGCATCGACTGCTGCCTGCACCTGGTGCGCCGCCTCCATGGCGCCGAGGTCGCCAACCGCATCGCCCGGCGGCTGGTGGTGGCGCCGCATCGCCAGGGCGGGCAGACCCAGTACATCGAACAACCACTGCCCACCGACCCGGGCGACGAACGCCTGGGCCAGGTGCTGGAATGGGCGCTGACCCGCCTGGACCAGCGCCTGGACGTGGACACGCTGGCCGCGCGCGCGCTGATGAGCCGACGCACCTTCACCCGGCGATTCAGGCACGCGACCGGCGCCAGCGTCGGCGACTGGCTGGCGCACCAACGGCTGGCGCGCGCGCAACGGCTGCTGGAAACCACTGACCGGCCACTGGACCGGATCGCCGGCGAAGCCGGGTTCGGCAGCGCCACCTCGCTGCGCCAGCGATTCGCCGCCACGCTGGGCACCTCACCCTCGGCCTACCGGCGGAGCTTTCGCGGTTGAACGCAACCGGCTTGGCTACAATCGCGTCCATGCGCCTCTTCCTGCAACAGCATCCAACCGCGGGCGAATCCGCCCGATACCTGCAGCTGACCCTGCAGCCCGACCTGTTCGGCGGCTGGGAGCTGCTGCGCGAAAGCGGCCAGATCGGCGGCCGCGGCCAGCTGCGTCGCGAGCAGTACCTGGCCCAGGCCGAGGCCACCGCGGCGTTCGAGAAAGCCCGCGATGCGCACCTCAAGCGCGGCTTCCAGGTGATGTTCGTGCGCGGCGCCGACGCGCCGCGCTGACCCTGCGCGCGCCTTCCTTTTCCCTTTCGTTGAATCCGCCATGACACCCCTCAAGAACGACCGCCTGCTGCGCGCGTTGCGCCGCCAGCCCACCGACCGCACGCCTGTCTGGCTGATGCGCCAGGCCGGGCGCTACCTGCCCGAGTACCGCGCCACGCGTGCCAGGGCCGGCAGCTTCCTGGCGATGGCCAAGAACCCGGAAATCGCCTGCGAGGTGACGCTGCAGCCGTTGGCGCGCTTCCCGCTGGACGCGGCGATCCTGTTCTCCGACATCCTCACCATCCCCGACGCGATGGGCCTGGAGCTGTACTTCGTCGATGGCGAAGGCCCCAAGTTCAAGCACACCGTGCGCAGCGCCGCCGACGCGTCCAGGCTGGGCGTGCCGGACATGGAAACCGAGCTGCGCTACGTGATGGACGCGGTGCGCGTGATCCGCCGCGAACTGGACGGCAGCGTGCCGCTGATCGGCTTTTCCGGCAGCCCGTGGACGCTGGCCTGCTACATGGTCGAAGGCGGCGGCAGCAAGGACTTCGCCCGGATCAAGGCGATGGCACTCAACGACCCGGCCACGCTGCACGCGCTGCTGAAGGTCAACACCGACGCGGTGATCGCCTACCTGTCAGCGCAGCGCGCGGCCGGTGCGCAGGCGCTGCAGGTGTTCGACACCTGGGGCGGCGTGTTGAGCCCGGCGATGTACCGCGAGTTCTCGCTGCCCTACCTGCAGCGCATCGCGGCCGAACTGGAACGTGGCCATGGCGAAGAACGCACGCCGCTGATCCTGTTCGGCAAGGGCAATGCCGTACACCTGGAAGCGCTGGCCGCCACCGGCACCGACGCGGTCGGCGTGGACTGGCTGGTGGAGCTGTCCGATGCCGCGCGCCGCACCGGCGGCCAGGTCGCACTGCAGGGCAACCTGGACCCAGCGGTGCTGTACGGCTCACCGGCTGCGATCGATGCGCAGGTCAAGAACGCGCTGGACAGCTACGCCAGCGGCAATGGCGGCAGCCGCGACGGCCATGTGTTCAACCTGGGCCACGGCATGTCGCCTGACATGAATCCGGATCACGTCGCCGCGCTGGTCGAAGCGGTGCATCGCCACAGCGCACGCTGATGGCATCGGGCGCGGCCAGGCCGCGCCCAACTTCACGCGCGACTTCAGCCGCGGGCCATCGACGCCTGGCGTTCCTGCTGCTGCGCCTGATCGGACTGGACCGGCATCATCAACAGCTGGGCGCCGGTTTCGCGCGCCTGCGGCGCTGGCTGGCCCAGATCCACGCTGGCGCGCTGGCCGGGCGAGTTGCCGACCAGCCACAGGGTCTGGTCCTGCACGTGGACGTGCTGCAGGCGGTCAGCCGTGATGCCTTCGTGGCGGGCCAGCAAGGTGGCCTGCGCAAGATGGTCTTCGCCCACGCCTGCCGGTGCGTGATCGCGGATCGCCATGTAGAGCGGCGTATCGGGATGGCTGCCGTGGCCCAGCACAGGCTGCGCCGTCTCCGCGCGTGTGAAATCAACGGTCGGCGCGGTGACGGACGGCGCGCCGGACGATGGCGTGTTGGGCGTGCCGTGCGTCGCGCCTTCCACCTGCCCAGGCAGCGGCGAGAACGACAGCTCGCGTCCACGTGCTTCCTCACCCGAGCGCAGCGAAACGGTGTACAGGGTCGAAGGCAGGCTGGCCAGGGTGCTCGGGTTGCGGATCAGGTCGGCGGCGAACCGTTCCGGGGTGCGCTGGCCACCTTCCGGCGCCGGTTCGGCCAACAACCGGATCGCATCGCTGCCACCGGTACGCGCGATGTTCTGGCTGGCGCGGCCGGTGGCCGCCTGTAGCTGGGCCATCTCCTGTTCGCTGAAGCGCAGCGTGGCTTCCTGCCCGGCCTGGAACGGCGCGCTGCCATCGCGTCCATAGATCGCATTGAGCTGCCCGGCCTGGGTAGCATCGGGCGTGAAGCGATAGGTGTAGCTGCGCTCGCCCGGCGTGCCATCGGCAGCGAAGGGCTGGTCGATCTGCAGGGCGATGTCGTGTTCACGGTAACGCAGCGTGCGCGAGACGTCCGCACTGCCATCGCCATGCACGGTGCGCACGACCTGGCCGCTGTTGGCGCCTGTCGAGAGCGAAGTCGAGAGCGAACCGACGCCAAGGTCGACCTTGCCTTCCGAGCGCACGTCCAGGCGCGAAACCGTGGTCACCTGGGACAGCCCCGGCCCGTCGCGCTCGGGCATCGTCCCCGAATGCATGACGTCATCGTAGGCCTGGCGACCCTGCGGGGTGGTCAGGTCGAATTCGGCGCTGTGCAGCGTGCCACCGGACACCCGGTCCTCACGCCCGAGCATGGCGCTGGCAGGGCCAAGCTTGATGCCGATCCCGTGATAGGCCTCCACCGCCTCGCGCGGGCCGGCCACGACACGCACGCGACCACCTTCCAGCGCTTCGACCGACATTTGCACGCCCTGTTCTTCCCCGACCCGGTCCTTTGTCGCCAGCTGTCGCAACCGGGTGGTGACCTCGACGCTGCCGGTGTGGGCGGCATCCATGCTGATACGCGTGCCGACCGGCATCGATGCCGGATCGAAGGGATTGATCGAACGCAGGTCGGCATCACGCGCGGCGTGTTCGGGCAATGCAACCTCGAACCTGGCCGTGCCACGTTCCTGCACGCGTACGCCGGCGCCGATATCGCGCACCGAACCGTTGGCCTGGAGGGAAGCGGTGACCGTGCCTTCCAGCGTGTAGCGGACCACGCCGTCCCTGCGGACGACCTCGCCCTGCAGCGTGGCATCCAGGCCGGCGCGCAGCTGTGCGCCACCCAGCTGAACCTGGGCCCGCACCTGCCCGCCGTGTTCGGTGACGTGGCCATCGACCCTGTGCGTCACCGCCGGCGCTGCACCCGCGCCACGATCTGCCTGCGACGCATTGCCTGGCGAGGAAGGAATTTCGTCCATGAAGTGACCTGTCTTCGGGGGATTCAGGGCCCGATGCTAACAACCGGCTGCCGAGGGTGCGCCCATGCCGTCCCCGGACTGTGGTGGAGTCGACATCGTGGCTCCCGGCCGGCCCCTGCCCGCCAGGACCCCGGCGATGGCTTCGGCCAATAGCTCGCCAGTCACCGGCTTGCGCAGGAAGCCATCGAAGCCGGCGGCGCGCGTGAGTGCTTCGGCCTGCGCATCGGCGCGTGCGGTCACCGCCAGCAGCGGTAGCACCAGGCCTTGCGCACGCAGCTGCCTTGCCAGTGCCAACCCGTCCATGCCGGGCAGGTCCAGGTCGAGCAATGCAATGTCGAAATGACTGACAGCCGCCTCGGTCAATGCCGCCAGGCCGTGCGGCACGGCGTGCACGGCATGCCCGCGCGCCTGCAGCAGGCCGGTCACGACCTCGGCAATGGTCGCGTTGTCTTCGACCAGCAGCACCGACAGCGGTGCGACGTCGCCTTGCGTGGGCATTGACGGCGCAACGGGCAGACCGGTCGCGGCCGGCAGCGGCAGGTCCACCAGGAAGCGTGTGCCCTGCCCAGGCGCGCTCTCGACCGTGATCGTGCCGGCCATCGCCAGCGCCAGTTCCTGGCAGATCGCCAACCCCAGTCCGCTGCCGCCATAACGCGAGGTCGTGCGTGCACCTTCGGCCTGCTCGAAACGCTGGAACAGCCGTGCCTGCTGTTCCGGATTCATGCCCGGGCCGGTATCGCTGACCACCAGTCGGACGCCTGGCCCAGCCAGTGGCAACGCCTGCAGGCGCACCGCGCCGTGTTCGGTGAACTTGACCGCATTGCCCAGCAGGTTCATGACGATCTGACGCACGCGCATCGGGTCGCCGCGCAAGGTCTGCGGCACCCGCTCGGCGACGCTGCAGGAAAACGCCAGGTTGCGCTGCCCGGCCATCGGCGCGGTCATCGCCGCCACGCTGTCCAGCAGCTCGCGCAGGTCGAAATCCTGCTGGTCCAGTTCCAGTCGCCCGGCTTCGATCCTGGCCAGGTCCAGCGCGTCGTTGACCAGCCGCAGCAGGTGCGTGCCGGCCTCCTGGATGGAACCTGCATAGCCGCGCTGGCGTTCGTCCAGCGACGTGCCCAGCAGCAGTTCGCTCATGCCCAGCACGCCGGTCATCGGCGTGCGCACCTCGTGTCCCAGCGTGGCCAGGAAATGGGTCTTGGCCAGCGATGCCTGCTCGGCCAGTTCGCGCTTGTGCTGGGCCAGATTCCAGGCCGAACGCCGGCGCAGCCGCTCGCGATAGGCCCAGGCGCACAGCAGGACCAGCGCCAGCGCGCATAGCGTCAGCACAGCGATGCCTGCACCGCTGCGCCACCACGGCGGAGCCACGCTGAAAGCAAAACGGTGCTGCGCCGAAGGGGTGCCACCGGCCTCGACCCCCTGCAGCTCCAGCACGTAATGCCCTGGTGCCAGCGCCGAAAGTACGCGGTCGCCGCTGGCGCCCTGGTCAACCCAGCCCGGATCGAAGCCAACCAGGCGCGAGCGGTAACGGTTGCCGGCCGGATCCTCGAACGACAGCAGGCGCATGCCCACGCGCAATTCGCGATCGCCCGCGCGCAGCTGGACATCGGGATCGGTCAGCGGAACGACTGCGCCTTCGCGCACCACCGTCGGCGTCTGCAGCAGCAACGGCGGTGGCGTCGGCGCGCGATCGGGCAACGAGGGATCGACCAGCACCAGCGCACCGTCGCTGGTGGTCGAGGCCAGCACGCCGTCATCCAGCT
Proteins encoded in this window:
- a CDS encoding cupin domain-containing protein gives rise to the protein MSPPTPTVVRSRDFIGSRAWDALPVALIDGVGVRLHWTDQPYVWHVNDGQEVFAVLDGRVQMRWRQEGAERVALLEAGDVFHAPEGTEHVAHPQGTARVLVIEREGSA
- a CDS encoding cysteine hydrolase family protein, whose protein sequence is MSAPRRALLVIDVQNEYFTGQLRIAHPPVSESLPNIVRAIDAAHVQGVPVVVFQHTLPAGAPVFADGSASWDLHPDVAARPRDHHLRKAQPSVFTGTDLAAWLAAHDIDTVTVVGYMTHNCNASSIYEAFHRGLRVEVLGDASGALPYANAAGQASAEEIHRVFSVVFHSNFAAVATTDAWIAALQAGQALPLDNILQSNQRACAAA
- the hemE gene encoding uroporphyrinogen decarboxylase; translation: MTPLKNDRLLRALRRQPTDRTPVWLMRQAGRYLPEYRATRARAGSFLAMAKNPEIACEVTLQPLARFPLDAAILFSDILTIPDAMGLELYFVDGEGPKFKHTVRSAADASRLGVPDMETELRYVMDAVRVIRRELDGSVPLIGFSGSPWTLACYMVEGGGSKDFARIKAMALNDPATLHALLKVNTDAVIAYLSAQRAAGAQALQVFDTWGGVLSPAMYREFSLPYLQRIAAELERGHGEERTPLILFGKGNAVHLEALAATGTDAVGVDWLVELSDAARRTGGQVALQGNLDPAVLYGSPAAIDAQVKNALDSYASGNGGSRDGHVFNLGHGMSPDMNPDHVAALVEAVHRHSAR
- a CDS encoding helix-turn-helix domain-containing protein, which encodes MSPHRIAVVAFDRISPFHLSVPCLVFESRPEPDLLAFELRVCAAEPGPLRTDAGFSLQPAHGLEGLDGADTVIVPSWRHQDEPAPPELIVALRRAHAAGAQLVGLCLGTFVLADAGLLDGRPATTHWAALETFARRHPQVRLQPDVLYVDDGDVLTSAGTVAGIDCCLHLVRRLHGAEVANRIARRLVVAPHRQGGQTQYIEQPLPTDPGDERLGQVLEWALTRLDQRLDVDTLAARALMSRRTFTRRFRHATGASVGDWLAHQRLARAQRLLETTDRPLDRIAGEAGFGSATSLRQRFAATLGTSPSAYRRSFRG
- a CDS encoding WGR domain-containing protein — its product is MRLFLQQHPTAGESARYLQLTLQPDLFGGWELLRESGQIGGRGQLRREQYLAQAEATAAFEKARDAHLKRGFQVMFVRGADAPR
- the aroB gene encoding 3-dehydroquinate synthase; its protein translation is MSPSMQTVHVGGDTPYDIRIGAGLIADGTALAQHVRGRHVLLVSDSHVAPLYADALEQALTTAKPEIKIARFVLPAGEESKTLENFGGAIDALAALGATRDACVFALGGGVVGDLAGFAAACWMRGVDVVQLPTTLLSMVDSSVGGKTAVDIPQGKNLVGAFHPPRAVFADTAALTTLPPREIRAGLAEVIKYGALGDPLFFEWLEAQHQPLLAGDAHALATAIARSCEAKAAIVARDPLEKGERALLNLGHTFGHAIETEQGYGGVGNANLNHGEAVAVGMVLAARLSARLGLSNTEDTGRLIALLSAYGLPTQIPAGLSPDALLGRMRLDKKNIAGRLRLVLWRGIGQAIVVPDVDEAQVLPVLAGMP